A single genomic interval of Daucus carota subsp. sativus chromosome 1, DH1 v3.0, whole genome shotgun sequence harbors:
- the LOC108200942 gene encoding zinc finger CCCH domain-containing protein 5: protein MPESPPVSSPAPAGDSRKEKRKALKKEKRKQLRKELAEKARLAEEARLNDPEHRKQIQLEEEKERERLERERLEFEERERLFLEALAKKQAREEEEEEEERRRALEEEAEESKKNQEENEPNEDDDWEYVEEGPPEIIWQGNEIIVKKNRVKVKKKDSDRHIEKVDADRPTSNPLPPQSEAFADYKNAPPISAQQLLENVAQQVPNFGTEQDKTHCPFHIKTGACRFGSRCSRVHFYPDRSCTLLMKNMYNGPGLAWEQDEGLEDTDEEVERSYEEFYEDVHTEFLKYGEIVNFKVCKNGAFHLRGNLYVHYKSLDSAVMAYQAMNGRYFAGKQVNCEFVGVTRWKIAICGEFMKTRLKTCTRGTACNFIHCFRNPGGDYEWADWDKPPPRFWVKKMIALFGNSDETRCDKQMEEEHLRKPRKSSRQPQEDEERYRSRRSHSKESDSCRRRFSRSRYEDYDIRKSTDRHRLPSRDEGKWQRTLEEHSCKETNLTRLQHRSNRTDDSDSAGDHSDIERNTETFQGRTRKGSRSLRSKVKELGGYSKGRRKRTRETDTDGDSSDCDTGREKKHDIKLNHKSLTTKCTTEHKFKDVRSSRTHENSYDGDLSDSDIKIGRHRGPKNKSSSHSKEVSKVLDDFGNSRSGSHVTDSGEWSDEGRDKHRQRKGLRSRKKASAIHEHTRSRESETRTINCRAVLLEEERYRPEESPEERYWPDD, encoded by the exons ATGCCTGAATCGCCACCGGTTTCTTCGCCGGCGCCGGCGGGCGACAGCCGGAAAGAGAAGAGAAAGGCTTTAAAGAAGGAGAAGCGAAAGCAGCTGAGGAAAGAGCTAGCAGAGAAGGCGCGCTTGGCCGAAGAAGCTCGCCTCAATGATCCAGAGCACCGAAAACAAATTCAATTGGAGGAGGAGAAAGAAAGAGAGAGGTTAGAGAGAGAAAGGCTCGAGTTtgaggagagagagaggctcTTTCTTGAAGCTTTGGCCAAGAAGCAAGCTcgagaggaagaagaagaagaagaagaaaggaggcGAGCTCTTGAAGAAGAAGCCGAAGAATCGAAGAAGAATCAG GAGGAGAATGAGCCTAATGAAGATGACGATTGGGAATATGTAGAGGAAGGTCCACCTGAGATTATTTGGCAAGGAAACGAGATAATTGTCAAAAAGAATAGAGTTAaagtgaagaagaaagattctgACCGGCATATAGAGAAAGTG GATGCTGATAGACCTACATCAAACCCACTTCCTCCACAATCTGAAGCTTTTGCCGATTACAAAAATGCACCTCCTATTTCAGCACAGCAGTTGTTGGAGAATGTTGCTCAACAAGTTCCCAACTTCGGAACTGAACAG GACAAAACTCACTGTCCCTTCCATATCAAAACTGGAGCATGTAGGTTTGGTTCGCGTTGCAGTAGAGTTCACTTCTATCCTGATAGATCTTGCACGCTGCTGATGAAAAATATGTACAATGGACCTGGCCTTGCTTGGGAGCAGGATGAAGGGCTTGAG gacACGGATGAAGAGGTTGAACGCTCATATGAAGAATTTTATGAGGATGTGCATACAGAATTCTTGAAATACGGTGAAATTGTAAATTTCAAG GTGTGCAAAAATGGGGCATTCCACTTGCGAGGAAATTTGTACGTGCATTACAAGTCTTTAGATTCAGCTGTGATGGCTTATCAGGCTATGAATGGTCGTTACTTTGCTGGTAAACAG GTAAATTGTGAGTTTGTTGGGGTGACCCGATGGAAGATTGCCATATGTGGGGAGTTCATGAAGACACGATTGAAG ACATGTACAAGAGGAACTGCTTGTAATTTCATCCATTGTTTCCGCAATCCTGGCGGAGACTATGAATGGGCGGACTGGGATAAGCCGCCCCCAAGATTCTGGGTCAAGAAGATGATTGCTTTGTTTGGCAATTCAGATGAAACTAGGTGTGACAAACAGATGGAGGAGGAACATTTGAGGAAGCCAAGAAAATCCAGCAGGCAACCACAAGAAGATGAGGAAAG GTACCGTTCTAGAAGATCTCATTCAAAAGAGAGTGATAGTTGTAGAAGAAGATTTAGTAGAAGTCGTTATGAGGATTATGACATTCGGAAGAGCACAGACCGACATAGACTCCCTAGTAGGGATGAAGGCAAATGGCAGAGAACTCTTGAGGAGCACAGTTGCAAGGAAACAAACTTGACAAGACTCCAGCACAGAAGTAACAGAACTGATGATAGTGATTCTGCTGGAGATCACTCGGATATTGAAAGAAATACCGAGACATTTCAGGGTAGAACCAGGAAGGGTTCAAGAAGCCTTCGTAGCAAAGTAAAAGAGTTGGGGGGGTACTCTAAAGGCAGAAGAAAGAGGACACGTGAAACTGATACAGATGGAGATTCGTCAGATTGTGATACAGGCAGAGAAAAGAAGCATGATATTAAACTTAATCACAAATCCCTGACCACTAAATGCACAACCGAGCACAAGTTCAAAGATGTCAGGAGCAGCAGAACTCATGAAAACTCCTATGATGGTGACCTGTCGGATAGCGACATAAAAATAGGCAGACATCGAGGTCCTAAAAATAAAAGCTCTAGCCATTCTAAGGAAGTATCCAAGGTACTGGATGATTTTGGTAATAGTAGAAGTGGAAGTCATGTCACAGATAGTGGAGAATGGTCAGATGAAGGCAGAGACAAGCACAGGCAAAGGAAAGGCTTGAGAAGCAGGAAGAAAGCGTCTGCAATCCACGAGCATACAAGGTCAAGAGAGAGCGAAACTCGTACTATTAATTGCCGTGCAGTTCTGTTGGAGGAAGAGAGATACCGGCCTGAAGAGTCCCCAGAAGAGAGATACTGGCCTGATGACTGA
- the LOC108200931 gene encoding cellulose synthase-like protein D1 — translation MAGSNNHRKTSSTSGANRSSDGVKFQRRTSSGRLVSLSRDEESENSGEYAGPNDYINYTVMMPPTPDNQPGASSNKADGQGSSQSGTQDSQRPGKTKRAGGGDDAGGESGKMDRRMSVMKNSNNNKSMLLRSQTTDFDHNRWLFESKGKYGIGSAYWPPEDDDYANENGVSPADFLDKPWKPLTRKINVPAKILSPYRVLICIRLVVLVFFMTWRIKNPNKDAMWLWAISIICEMWFAFSWLLDVLPKFNPINRATDLNALKEKFETPSAANPNGRSDLPGVDIFISTADPEKEPPLVTANTILSILACEYPVEKMSIYISDDGGAILTFEAMAEAVNFAEVWVPFCRKHNIEPRNPDSYFSQKTDPTKNKKRPDFVKDRRWIKREYDEFKVRINGLPEVIRKRCDMHNSREGKKEKQLAKDNNGGVMPPDQDIKVTKATWMADGTHWPGTWYSAVADHKKGDHAGILQIMSKVPEPDPVMGQLDEKKLDFTDIDIRIPMFAYVSREKRPGYDHQKKAGAMNALVRASAILSNGPFILNLDCDHYLYNCMAIREGICFMMDRGGDRICFIQFPQRFEGIDPSDRYANHNTVFFDGNMRALDGLQGPVYVGTGCMFRRYALYGFHPPRANEYSGLVGQNKAKAANVPMNADDAETQPLTEDHPDLGVPKGFGNSTMFFESIAVAEYQGRPLADHVSIKNGRPPGALLTPRPPLDAPTVAEAIAVISCWYEDKTEWGDRVGWIYGSVTEDVVTGYRMHNRGWRSVYCVTKRDAFRGGAPINLTDRLHQVLRWATGSVEIFFSKNNAFLASRRLKFLQRVAYLNVGIYPFTSIFLVAYCFLPAFCHFTGEFIIKQLDTMYLLYLLTITVTLALISTLEVKWSGISLEEFWRNEQFWAIGGSSAHLAAVIQGLLKVIAGIEISFTLTTKATAEDDEDIYAELYIVKWTSLFIVPLTIIIVNLAALVIGCARTMYSEIPEWNKLMGGCFFTFWVLAHMYPFMKGLMGRKGRLPTIIYVWTGLVSITVSLLYITIAPHDGLRAGSDGNLQ, via the exons ATGGCCGGTTCAAATAATCACAGAAAAACATCCTCCACCTCGGGGGCTAATCGTTCTTCTGACGGAGTTAAATTTCAACGTAGAACATCTAGTGGCCGCCTTGTTAGTCTCTCCCGGGATGAGGAATCAGAGAATTCAGGTGAGTATGCAGGGCCTAATGATTACATAAATTACACCGTCATGATGCCACCAACGCCAGATAATCAACCAGGTGCCTCGAGTAATAAGGCAGATGGACAAGGCTCGTCGCAGTCTGGGACACAAGATTCACAAAGGCCTGGAAAGACAAAGAGGGCCGGGggtggtgatgatgctggtggaGAATCTGGGAAGATGGACCGCAGAATGTCTGTGATGAAAAATAGTAATAATAACAAGTCTATGCTTCTGAGGAGCCAGACAACTGATTTTGATCATAACCGTTGGTTGTTTGAATCAAAAGGTAAGTATGGAATTGGAAGTGCATATTGGCCTCCAGAAGATGATGATTATGCCAATGAGAATGGTGTGAGCCCAGCTGATTTTCTGGACAAACCATGGAAGCCACTGACGCGGAAAATCAATGTCCCAGCTAAAATTCTTAGTCCTTATAG GGTACTAATATGCATCCGTCTAGTAGTGCTTGTTTTCTTCATGACTTGGAGAATAAAAAACCCGAATAAGGATGCAATGTGGCTATGGGCGATATCAATCATTTGTGAGATGTGGTTTGCGTTTTCATGGCTACTTGATGTGCTTCCAAAGTTCAACCCTATAAACAGAGCAACTGACTTGAATGCCCTCAAAGAAAAGTTTGAGACACCTTCCGCAGCCAATCCAAATGGCCGGTCTGACCTCCCTGGTGTCGACATATTCATATCAACTGCAGATCCTGAGAAAGAACCACCATTGGTCACTGCTAACACTATCCTTTCAATTCTTGCTTGTGAGTATCCTGTTGAAAAGATGTCTATATACATTTCCGATGATGGTGGTGCCATTCTCACTTTTGAGGCCATGGCGGAGGCTGTTAACTTTGCTGAG GTTTGGGTACCCTTCTGCAGAAAACATAACATTGAACCTAGAAATCCAGATAGTTACTTCAGTCAGAAGACTGATCCAACCAAGAATAAGAAGAGACCTGACTTTGTAAAGGATCGTCGTTGGATCAAGAGGGAGTATGATGAGTTCAAGGTACGGATCAATGGTCTACCAGAAGTCATCCGTAAAAGGTGTGATATGCACAATTCTAGGGAGGGAAAAAAGGAGAAGCAGCTTGCTAAGGATAATAATGGCGGTGTCATGCCCCCGGATCAAGATATCAAGGTCACGAAAGCCACATGGATGGCCGATGGTACACATTGGCCAGGCACTTGGTATAGTGCAGTAGCTGATCATAAGAAGGGTGACCATGCTGGAATTCTACAG ATAATGAGCAAGGTTCCAGAACCAGATCCAGTGATGGGGCAGTTAGATGAGAAAAAGTTGGACTTCACTGATATTGATATTCGCATACCAATGTTTGCTTATGTTTCGCGTGAGAAACGCCCTGGATACGATCACCAAAAGAAGGCAGGAGCCATGAATGCTCTAGTAAGAGCTTCAGCAATATTGTCCAATGGACCCTTTATACTTAACTTGGACTGTGATCACTATTTATACAATTGTATGGCTATAAGAGAGGGCATTTGCTTCATGATGGACCGTGGTGGTGACCGTATATGCTTCATTCAGTTTCCTCAGAGATTTGAAGGGATTGATCCCTCTGATAGATATGCAAATCACAACACTGTTTTCTTTGATG GTAACATGAGAGCTTTAGATGGTCTCCAAGGCCCGGTGTATGTCGGAACTGGCTGTATGTTCAGGCGATATGCACTATATGGTTTCCACCCACCGAGGGCAAATGAGTACAGTGGACTAGTTGGCCAAAATAAGGCAAAGGCTGCGAACGTCCCCATGAATGCTGATGATGCTGAGACACAGCCACTGACAGAAGACCATCCTGACTTAGGCGTGCCAAAAGGATTTGGAAATTCAACCATGTTCTTCGAGTCCATTGCAGTAGCAGAGTATCAAGGACGTCCACTAGCCGATCATGTTTCTATCAAGAATGGTCGACCACCTGGCGCGCTGCTCACTCCACGTCCCCCACTTGATGCACCCACTGTGGCTGAAGCTATTGCGGTTATCTCCTGTTG GTATGAAGATAAAACAGAATGGGGAGACAGGGTTGGTTGGATTTATGGTTCAGTGACTGAAGATGTGGTTACAGGCTACAGAATGCACAATCGTGGATGGCGATCTGTCTACTGTGTCACAAAGCGTGATGCCTTTCGTGGGGGTGCACCGATCAACCTCACAGACCGGCTCCACCAAGTCCTACGATGGGCAACAGGTTCAGTAGAAATATTCTTCTCCAAGAACAACGCCTTTTTGGCGAGCAGAAGGCTCAAGTTCCTCCAACGCGTAGCCTACCTTAACGTTGGAATCTACCCTTTCACCTCCATCTTCTTAGTGGCCTACTGTTTTCTACCCGCTTTCTGTCACTTCACCGGGGAATTCATCATCAAACAACTGGACACAATGTACCTCCTTTACCTTCTCACAATCACAGTCACACTTGCCCTCATCTCCACTCTTGAAGTCAAGTGGTCAGGCATTTCCCTCGAGGAGTTCTGGCGTAATGAGCAGTTTTGGGCCATCGGAGGATCAAGTGCTCATCTTGCTGCTGTAATCCAAGGCCTCCTCAAAGTCATAGCCGGCATTGAAATATCCTTCACATTAACCACCAAGGCCACCGCagaagatgatgaagacatCTACGCTGAACTCTACATCGTAAAATGGACAAGTCTGTTCATAGTGCCACTCACAATAATCATAGTAAACCTGGCAGCACTAGTGATTGGTTGTGCAAGGACTATGTATTCAGAGATCCCGGAATGGAATAAACTCATGGGAGGATGCTTCTTTACTTTCTGGGTATTGGCACATATGTACCCCTTCATGAAAGGCCTGATGGGGAGGAAAGGGAGGTTGCCAACAATCATATATGTGTGGACTGGACTTGTCTCCATTACAGTCTCACTACTCTACATCACCATCGCGCCCCATGATGGTCTTAGAGCCGGATCCGATGGCAACTTACAATAG
- the LOC108200952 gene encoding auxin response factor 1 isoform X1 produces the protein MVQDAANHPSKKARSGEASNALFKELWHACAGPLVTVPQEGERVYYFPQGHMEQLEASTHQGSDQQLPLFNLPAKILCKVMNVQLRAEPETDEVYAQITLLPEQDQNEVMSPDPPPPEPPKYTVHSFCKTLTASDTSTHGGFSVLRRHADDCLPPLDMSQQPPWQELVATDLHGNEWHFRHIFRGQPRRHLLTTGWSVFVSAKKLVAGDAFIFLRGENGELRVGVRRLMRQLNNMPSSVISSHSMHLGVLATASHAIATGTHFSVYYKPRTSRSEFIVSLNKYLEAQSQKLSVGMRFKMRFEGEEAPERRFSGTIVGVGDGTTSRWRDSEWRSLKVQWDEPSSVLRPDTVSPWELEPLVAATTPNSQPPQRNKRARPPVLPTQTTDIPTLGLWKAPADRPSAVGYCDPSRGQDLFSSPKFSSGTNSSSISHCDNDSFHLPTSKSMFWSEGAIESISPVVSKGTVEKRPGNGYRLFGIDLVDPSTVEDTPMIVSGAVVDDLSLTLQVESDLHSEPYDADQSDLPSVSCKPEKSSLQPQHELHSRHIRSCTKVHMQGIAVGRAVDLTRFNKYEDLLRKLEDMFEIEGELCGSEKKWQVVYTDDEDDIMMVGDDPWHEFCNMVRKICIYTTEEAKRLTPKIKPPVGEEIKPVKTVADSDIGTEEQSSNVGSGC, from the exons ATGGTACAAGATGCCGCAAATCATCCATCCAAAAAGGCTCGTTCAG GGGAGGCTAGTAATGCTTTGTTCAAGGAGCTTTGGCATGCCTGTGCTGGACCCCTTGTCACAGTTCCCCAGGAAGGAGAACGAGTGTACTACTTCCCACAAGGTCATATGGAACAG CTTGAGGCATCAACTCATCAGGGTTCTGACCAGCAGCTTCCTTTGTTTAATCTGCCGGCCAAGATATTATGCAAAGTGATGAATGTTCAACTTAGA gcTGAACCTGAGACGGATGAAGTTTATGCGCAAATTACTCTGCTACCTGAACAAGAT CAAAATGAGGTCATGAGTCCAGATCCTCCACCACCAGAACCACCTAAGTATACTGTCCATTCATTTTGCAAAACTCTTACTGCTTCCGACACAAGTACCCATGGTGGGTTTTCTGTTCTCCGGAGGCATGCTGACGACTGTTTACCCCCACTG GATATGTCCCAGCAACCACCTTGGCAAGAATTGGTTGCCACTGATCTTCATGGCAATGAGTGGCATTTTCGTCACATATTTCGAG GGCAACCACGACGGCACTTGCTAACCACTGGGTGGAGCGTCTTTGTCAGTGCCAAAAAATTGGTTGCTGGTGATGCTTTTATCTTCTTGAG GGGGGAAAATGGGGAGCTACGTGTTGGAGTGAGGAGGCTGATGAGACAACTAAATAATATGCCATCTTCTGTCATATCTAGTCACAGCATGCATCTTGGTGTTCTTGCTACTGCATCTCATGCAATTGCAACTGGAACCCACTTCTCAGTTTATTACAAGCCAAG GACAAGCCGTTCTGAGTTCATTGTAAGTCTTAACAAATACCTTGAAGCTCAAAGCCAGAAACTCTCTGTTGGAATGAGGTTTAAAATGAGATTTGAGGGCGAGGAAGCTCCGGAGAGAAG GTTTAGTGGAACAATAGTTGGTGTTGGGGATGGCACAACATCAAGATGGCGCGATTCTGAATGGAGATCACTAAAG GTTCAATGGGATGAACCTTCATCAGTTCTCCGACCAGATACAGTTTCACCGTGGGAGTTAGAGCCGCTTGTGGCAGCTACTACTCCAAACTCTCAACCTCCACAAAGAAATAAGCGGGCTCGACCACCAGTATTACCTACTCAAACAACAGATATCCCTACACTCG GATTATGGAAGGCTCCTGCTGACCGTCCATCCGCCGTTGGATATTGTGATCCTTCACGTGGCCAAGATCTCTTTTCATCACCCAAATTCTCTTCGGGTACTAATTCTAGCTCTATCAGCCACTGTGATAATGATTCATTCCATCTGCCAACTTCCAAGTCAATGTTTTGGTCTGAAGGTGCCATAGAGTCTATATCCCCTGTAGTAAGCAAGGGTACTGTTGAAAAGAGACCAGGAAATGGTTACAGGTTATTTGGAATTGATTTGGTTGATCCCTCCACCGTAGAAGACACACCAATGATTGTGTCTGGAGCTGTAGTAGATGATCTGTCACTTACATTGCAAGTGGAATCTGACCTGCACTCAGAACCATATGATGCCGATCAATCTGATCTTCCCTCAGTAAGTTGTAAGCCAGAAAAGTCGTCCCTCCAACCGCAACATGAGTTGCACAGCAGACATATCCGCAGTTGTACAAAG GTTCACATGCAAGGAATTGCTGTTGGAAGGGCAGTAGATTTGACGCGGTTTAATAAATATGAGGATCTTCTCAGGAAACTAGAAGATATGTTTGAAATTGAAGGTGAACTCTGTGGATCAGAAAAGAAGTGGCAGGTTGTTTACACCGATGACGAGGATGATATTATGATGGTGGGCGATGACCCTTGGCA TGAATTCTGTAACATGGTGAGGAAGATCTGTATCTACACAACTGAGGAAGCAAAGAGGCTGACACCCAAAATTAAACCTCCTGTTGGTGAAGAAATTAAACCAGTTAAGACGGTTGCAGATTCTGACATTGGCACAGAGGAGCAGTCATCAAATGTTGGTTCCGGTTGCTAA
- the LOC108200952 gene encoding auxin response factor 1 isoform X2 has protein sequence MVQDAANHPSKKARSGEASNALFKELWHACAGPLVTVPQEGERVYYFPQGHMEQLEASTHQGSDQQLPLFNLPAKILCKVMNVQLRAEPETDEVYAQITLLPEQDQNEVMSPDPPPPEPPKYTVHSFCKTLTASDTSTHGGFSVLRRHADDCLPPLDMSQQPPWQELVATDLHGNEWHFRHIFRGQPRRHLLTTGWSVFVSAKKLVAGDAFIFLRGENGELRVGVRRLMRQLNNMPSSVISSHSMHLGVLATASHAIATGTHFSVYYKPRTSRSEFIVSLNKYLEAQSQKLSVGMRFKMRFEGEEAPERRFSGTIVGVGDGTTSRWRDSEWRSLKVQWDEPSSVLRPDTVSPWELEPLVAATTPNSQPPQRNKRARPPVLPTQTTDIPTLGLWKAPADRPSAVGYCDPSRGQDLFSSPKFSSGAIESISPVVSKGTVEKRPGNGYRLFGIDLVDPSTVEDTPMIVSGAVVDDLSLTLQVESDLHSEPYDADQSDLPSVSCKPEKSSLQPQHELHSRHIRSCTKVHMQGIAVGRAVDLTRFNKYEDLLRKLEDMFEIEGELCGSEKKWQVVYTDDEDDIMMVGDDPWHEFCNMVRKICIYTTEEAKRLTPKIKPPVGEEIKPVKTVADSDIGTEEQSSNVGSGC, from the exons ATGGTACAAGATGCCGCAAATCATCCATCCAAAAAGGCTCGTTCAG GGGAGGCTAGTAATGCTTTGTTCAAGGAGCTTTGGCATGCCTGTGCTGGACCCCTTGTCACAGTTCCCCAGGAAGGAGAACGAGTGTACTACTTCCCACAAGGTCATATGGAACAG CTTGAGGCATCAACTCATCAGGGTTCTGACCAGCAGCTTCCTTTGTTTAATCTGCCGGCCAAGATATTATGCAAAGTGATGAATGTTCAACTTAGA gcTGAACCTGAGACGGATGAAGTTTATGCGCAAATTACTCTGCTACCTGAACAAGAT CAAAATGAGGTCATGAGTCCAGATCCTCCACCACCAGAACCACCTAAGTATACTGTCCATTCATTTTGCAAAACTCTTACTGCTTCCGACACAAGTACCCATGGTGGGTTTTCTGTTCTCCGGAGGCATGCTGACGACTGTTTACCCCCACTG GATATGTCCCAGCAACCACCTTGGCAAGAATTGGTTGCCACTGATCTTCATGGCAATGAGTGGCATTTTCGTCACATATTTCGAG GGCAACCACGACGGCACTTGCTAACCACTGGGTGGAGCGTCTTTGTCAGTGCCAAAAAATTGGTTGCTGGTGATGCTTTTATCTTCTTGAG GGGGGAAAATGGGGAGCTACGTGTTGGAGTGAGGAGGCTGATGAGACAACTAAATAATATGCCATCTTCTGTCATATCTAGTCACAGCATGCATCTTGGTGTTCTTGCTACTGCATCTCATGCAATTGCAACTGGAACCCACTTCTCAGTTTATTACAAGCCAAG GACAAGCCGTTCTGAGTTCATTGTAAGTCTTAACAAATACCTTGAAGCTCAAAGCCAGAAACTCTCTGTTGGAATGAGGTTTAAAATGAGATTTGAGGGCGAGGAAGCTCCGGAGAGAAG GTTTAGTGGAACAATAGTTGGTGTTGGGGATGGCACAACATCAAGATGGCGCGATTCTGAATGGAGATCACTAAAG GTTCAATGGGATGAACCTTCATCAGTTCTCCGACCAGATACAGTTTCACCGTGGGAGTTAGAGCCGCTTGTGGCAGCTACTACTCCAAACTCTCAACCTCCACAAAGAAATAAGCGGGCTCGACCACCAGTATTACCTACTCAAACAACAGATATCCCTACACTCG GATTATGGAAGGCTCCTGCTGACCGTCCATCCGCCGTTGGATATTGTGATCCTTCACGTGGCCAAGATCTCTTTTCATCACCCAAATTCTCTTCGG GTGCCATAGAGTCTATATCCCCTGTAGTAAGCAAGGGTACTGTTGAAAAGAGACCAGGAAATGGTTACAGGTTATTTGGAATTGATTTGGTTGATCCCTCCACCGTAGAAGACACACCAATGATTGTGTCTGGAGCTGTAGTAGATGATCTGTCACTTACATTGCAAGTGGAATCTGACCTGCACTCAGAACCATATGATGCCGATCAATCTGATCTTCCCTCAGTAAGTTGTAAGCCAGAAAAGTCGTCCCTCCAACCGCAACATGAGTTGCACAGCAGACATATCCGCAGTTGTACAAAG GTTCACATGCAAGGAATTGCTGTTGGAAGGGCAGTAGATTTGACGCGGTTTAATAAATATGAGGATCTTCTCAGGAAACTAGAAGATATGTTTGAAATTGAAGGTGAACTCTGTGGATCAGAAAAGAAGTGGCAGGTTGTTTACACCGATGACGAGGATGATATTATGATGGTGGGCGATGACCCTTGGCA TGAATTCTGTAACATGGTGAGGAAGATCTGTATCTACACAACTGAGGAAGCAAAGAGGCTGACACCCAAAATTAAACCTCCTGTTGGTGAAGAAATTAAACCAGTTAAGACGGTTGCAGATTCTGACATTGGCACAGAGGAGCAGTCATCAAATGTTGGTTCCGGTTGCTAA